Proteins encoded together in one Maricaulis maris window:
- a CDS encoding 50S ribosomal protein L11 methyltransferase, translating into MTTLWRLTALSDFATLADVVERLDEAFPPVALSWAIFEESDGARLDVLFQSMPDEAAFRTASGLSEDILVEFGPLPEEDWVRLSLQGLKPVDAGRFTLFGAHDREAVAAGQIGIEIEAGPAFGTGHHGTTRGCLIAFSQMLDEGAQPDTVFDLGCGTAVLAIAAAKILPNAEVLASDIDPEAIEESTENCTKNETPGIDCFVAEGLDHAKLAGRRFDLVFANILAGPLVELAPGVAGILAPGGKVILSGLLTEQEAMVRAAYEAEGLTVHRQDPLEGWETLVASKA; encoded by the coding sequence ATGACCACGCTTTGGCGCCTGACTGCCCTGTCCGACTTTGCCACGCTCGCCGACGTCGTCGAGCGGCTCGACGAGGCCTTTCCGCCGGTGGCGCTGAGCTGGGCAATCTTCGAGGAAAGCGATGGCGCCCGTCTGGATGTGCTGTTCCAGTCGATGCCGGACGAAGCGGCCTTCCGCACAGCCTCCGGCCTGTCCGAGGATATCCTGGTCGAGTTCGGGCCCTTGCCCGAGGAGGACTGGGTGCGGCTGTCGCTGCAAGGGCTCAAGCCGGTCGATGCCGGTCGCTTCACCCTGTTCGGCGCACATGACCGCGAGGCGGTCGCGGCCGGTCAGATCGGTATCGAGATCGAGGCCGGGCCGGCCTTCGGCACCGGACATCACGGCACCACACGAGGCTGCCTGATCGCCTTCTCGCAGATGCTTGATGAGGGCGCACAGCCGGACACCGTCTTCGATCTGGGTTGCGGCACGGCGGTGCTCGCCATCGCGGCAGCCAAGATCCTGCCGAACGCCGAAGTCCTCGCCTCGGACATTGATCCGGAAGCGATCGAGGAAAGTACGGAAAACTGTACGAAGAACGAAACCCCCGGCATCGACTGTTTCGTCGCCGAGGGTCTGGATCACGCCAAGCTGGCCGGTCGCCGGTTTGATCTCGTCTTCGCCAACATCCTGGCCGGACCACTGGTGGAACTGGCACCCGGTGTGGCCGGCATTCTCGCCCCCGGTGGCAAGGTCATCCTGTCCGGCCTGTTGACCGAACAGGAAGCCATGGTTCGCGCAGCCTATGAGGCCGAGGGCCTGACGGTTCACCGCCAGGACCCGCTGGAAGGCTGGGAGACGCTGGTAGCCAGCAAGGCGTGA
- a CDS encoding serine hydrolase domain-containing protein produces MIGSLLTASAGAASLWLGLTGQAATPVLVDRAQAAFDTVAQTYPALNATVMVDGEIAWEAEGGLSRDAADGVTASYNVYSVAKMLTALAYVRLAETTGLDLETPVLEIDPDLPVHYDGVSLRDLLDHRAGVRHYTSREDWISFSDRRCVTPADALDHFIDAPLIAPPEGEIAYSTYGYVLLSHLLVLLTGADSFDAAMQSVLGDTYLARRDAADAEKAANWVDLGDGPEMIEGLSAECKFGAGGLLASSRELAAMGATLAAGEMVDLNGWSDLPGPWAGYAESADLHYAAHSGGSPGGRSFLLVYVEPQISVALTGNADSENLQALSIELADLFAGFDNETREE; encoded by the coding sequence ATGATTGGAAGTCTTTTGACCGCGAGTGCCGGAGCGGCAAGTCTCTGGCTCGGACTGACAGGTCAGGCCGCAACACCGGTTCTGGTCGACCGGGCGCAGGCCGCCTTCGATACCGTTGCGCAAACCTATCCCGCGCTCAATGCGACAGTGATGGTTGACGGCGAGATTGCCTGGGAGGCCGAGGGTGGCTTGTCCCGCGATGCGGCAGACGGCGTCACCGCTTCCTACAATGTCTACTCGGTCGCAAAAATGCTGACTGCACTGGCTTATGTCCGGCTGGCCGAGACCACCGGGCTCGACCTCGAAACGCCTGTGCTTGAGATCGATCCCGACCTGCCGGTGCACTATGACGGCGTCAGTTTGCGCGACCTGCTCGACCACCGAGCCGGGGTTCGCCACTACACCTCAAGGGAGGACTGGATCAGCTTTTCCGACCGCCGCTGCGTGACACCGGCGGACGCGCTGGATCATTTCATCGACGCGCCGCTGATTGCGCCGCCCGAGGGCGAGATTGCCTACAGCACTTACGGCTACGTCCTCCTGAGCCATCTCCTTGTGCTGCTCACAGGCGCCGACAGTTTTGACGCCGCCATGCAGTCAGTCCTCGGTGATACCTACCTGGCTCGCCGCGATGCCGCCGACGCGGAAAAGGCGGCAAACTGGGTCGATCTCGGCGACGGGCCGGAGATGATCGAGGGGCTGTCGGCCGAGTGCAAATTCGGAGCAGGTGGGCTGCTGGCCAGTTCACGGGAGCTGGCGGCGATGGGGGCCACCCTCGCGGCAGGCGAGATGGTTGACCTCAACGGCTGGTCGGACCTGCCGGGCCCCTGGGCCGGTTATGCCGAAAGCGCGGACCTTCATTATGCTGCCCATTCCGGCGGTTCGCCGGGCGGGCGGTCCTTTCTGCTCGTTTATGTCGAGCCACAGATATCCGTCGCGCTGACCGGCAATGCCGACAGCGAGAACTTGCAGGCGCTGTCTATTGAACTGGCTGATTTATTTGCCGGTTTCGACAACGAGACGAGAGAGGAATAG